A genomic segment from Chitinophaga flava encodes:
- a CDS encoding serine hydrolase domain-containing protein, whose product MRKPFPAFLCCLLLPFTLKAQSLHLFADSIRTACHIPALGYAVVSADSILEIQMLGNKKINTPSPATLQDQFRIGSNTKAITCTMAALLVQQNKLHWNTPFFSLFPDLKTQSHPAYYHLTLKELLTFRNKLVRYTYTNPLPRPENITGNEAAQRRQFATWLLQQPPVSDTNAINYTNSGYVLAGLMLEKAAHKSYLQLLQQLGQQLGIHFGLGGPNAVDSTQPWGHDHQLQPEAPANNPKLNWLQAAGNIHISLQDYARFIQFQLRGLAGRSPLLPATIFEQLHYGHPTFAYGWFWKTNNKGEHISWNTGTPGTFVTHVQLVREQDRAYIVFTNVQQDNTEEAVEAVVKAMEKKYGQ is encoded by the coding sequence ATGCGCAAACCTTTCCCCGCTTTCCTTTGCTGCCTGCTTCTTCCGTTCACACTGAAAGCCCAATCACTCCACCTTTTTGCAGATAGTATCCGCACCGCCTGCCATATCCCTGCCCTGGGATACGCTGTCGTATCAGCAGATTCCATCCTCGAAATACAAATGCTGGGCAACAAAAAAATCAATACTCCATCCCCCGCCACCCTACAAGATCAGTTCCGTATCGGCTCCAATACCAAAGCCATTACCTGTACCATGGCCGCTTTGCTCGTACAGCAAAATAAACTACACTGGAACACCCCTTTTTTCTCCCTATTCCCTGATCTCAAAACCCAAAGCCATCCCGCCTACTATCATCTCACGCTGAAAGAATTGCTTACTTTCCGTAACAAACTGGTCCGGTATACCTATACCAATCCGCTCCCCCGCCCCGAAAACATTACCGGTAATGAAGCCGCCCAACGCCGGCAGTTTGCCACCTGGCTGCTGCAACAACCACCTGTATCAGATACCAACGCCATTAACTACACCAACAGCGGCTACGTCCTCGCCGGCCTCATGCTCGAAAAAGCCGCTCATAAAAGTTATCTCCAGCTGTTACAACAACTCGGACAACAACTGGGTATCCACTTCGGACTGGGAGGCCCCAACGCCGTCGACAGCACCCAGCCCTGGGGACATGACCACCAATTGCAACCGGAAGCTCCGGCAAACAATCCCAAACTCAACTGGCTACAGGCTGCCGGCAATATCCATATCAGCCTGCAAGACTATGCCCGCTTTATACAGTTTCAGCTGCGTGGCCTCGCCGGCAGATCTCCCCTGTTGCCCGCAACTATCTTTGAACAACTGCACTACGGCCATCCAACCTTCGCCTATGGCTGGTTCTGGAAAACAAACAACAAAGGAGAACATATCTCCTGGAACACCGGCACACCCGGTACCTTCGTTACCCATGTGCAACTGGTACGTGAGCAGGACCGGGCTTATATCGTCTTTACCAATGTACAACAAGACAATACAGAAGAGGCTGTGGAAGCAGTAGTCAAAGCCATGGAAAAAAAATATGGTCAATAA
- a CDS encoding TfoX/Sxy family protein, whose translation MAFDEKMADRVREIIAPAAKKVEEKKMFGGLCFMVNDKMCVGVKAETVMLRLDPAHVDTLLEEEGCTQMVMGDRIAKGYVFVDNTVLRTKKQLEHWIKMALEYNKIAPPSKKK comes from the coding sequence ATGGCTTTCGATGAAAAAATGGCTGACCGCGTCAGAGAAATAATTGCACCGGCAGCAAAAAAAGTAGAAGAGAAAAAAATGTTCGGCGGTCTGTGTTTTATGGTGAATGATAAAATGTGCGTCGGTGTGAAAGCAGAAACCGTTATGCTCCGCCTCGATCCGGCCCATGTAGACACTCTGCTGGAAGAAGAAGGCTGTACACAGATGGTGATGGGTGATAGAATAGCGAAGGGATATGTGTTTGTGGATAATACAGTGCTGCGTACCAAAAAACAATTGGAGCATTGGATTAAAATGGCATTAGAATATAACAAAATCGCTCCTCCCTCCAAAAAAAAGTAA
- a CDS encoding cation:proton antiporter — MNTFTIITALITISALISYINNRFIKLPGTIGVIVVSLFLSLLILFTGKIFPGAYTFIKDLTSSIDFTQTLLDIMLGFLLFASALQFDLQKLREQRYPVLILSTVGVIGSTFIFGYLLYWATELLRIDLPLLYCLLFGALISPTDPVAVLSVLKKSKVPSSLETIIGGESLLNDGTGILLFVILKELAGQADAHVSLAHTISLFSQEVFGGILLGVISGLVAYRTMKRVDDFQIIVMVSLSMVMVISVLGAMLHVSIPLAAVSAGLILGNTSLGTKQSEDLQRYFHNVWHLIDELLNTILFVMIGLQIVVMPFLKNYWLTGLFAVAFVLVARALSIYIPSLLLKRSLKTTYRGITILVWAGLRGGISVALAMSLPESPYKEIILSGSYFVVLFSIIVQGLTLKRVVNRMVR, encoded by the coding sequence ATGAACACATTTACGATTATAACGGCTTTGATTACCATCAGTGCACTCATTTCGTATATCAATAACCGTTTTATCAAATTGCCCGGAACCATAGGCGTGATCGTGGTTTCATTGTTTCTGTCCTTGCTGATTTTGTTTACCGGTAAAATTTTTCCCGGTGCTTACACTTTCATCAAAGACCTCACCAGCAGCATCGACTTTACCCAAACCCTGCTGGACATTATGTTAGGCTTCCTCCTTTTCGCGAGTGCCCTTCAATTCGATTTACAGAAACTGAGAGAACAGCGATACCCCGTACTAATACTAAGTACGGTGGGAGTGATAGGCTCTACATTTATTTTCGGCTACCTGCTGTATTGGGCCACTGAACTGCTGCGTATTGATCTGCCACTGCTCTATTGTCTGTTATTTGGAGCATTGATTTCTCCGACGGATCCGGTGGCAGTATTGTCCGTACTGAAAAAATCAAAAGTACCTTCTTCCCTGGAAACCATTATTGGTGGAGAATCCCTGCTGAATGACGGTACCGGTATTTTGCTTTTTGTTATTCTGAAAGAACTTGCCGGTCAGGCAGATGCGCATGTATCACTGGCCCACACTATATCACTTTTTTCGCAGGAAGTGTTTGGCGGAATATTGCTGGGCGTGATCTCCGGCCTGGTTGCCTACCGTACCATGAAACGGGTAGACGATTTCCAGATCATTGTGATGGTGTCATTGTCGATGGTAATGGTTATCTCTGTACTGGGCGCCATGCTGCACGTATCCATCCCGCTGGCGGCCGTTTCCGCCGGTCTTATCCTGGGTAACACCTCTCTGGGTACCAAACAGTCGGAAGACCTACAACGTTACTTCCATAACGTATGGCACCTCATCGATGAACTGCTCAATACCATCCTCTTTGTGATGATAGGCCTGCAGATAGTGGTAATGCCTTTCCTGAAAAACTACTGGCTCACCGGCCTGTTTGCCGTAGCTTTTGTACTGGTGGCCAGGGCCCTGAGTATCTATATTCCATCCCTGCTGCTCAAACGTTCGCTGAAAACAACTTACAGAGGCATCACCATCCTGGTATGGGCCGGTCTTCGGGGAGGTATCTCCGTGGCACTGGCAATGTCGCTGCCAGAGTCCCCTTACAAGGAAATCATCCTCTCCGGCAGTTACTTTGTAGTGCTCTTCTCCATCATCGTTCAGGGCCTCACTCTCAAACGTGTGGTGAACAGAATGGTCCGGTAA
- a CDS encoding glycoside hydrolase family 3 N-terminal domain-containing protein encodes MLRKRNLLLLALALLPVKKLLAQEQPLFRKADAPVEQRVNDLLHTLTLKEKISLLGFNSPAVERLQIPAYNWWNEALHGVARGGEATVFPQAIGLSATFNAPLAKMVAGSIATEARAKYNIATAAGRHVQYMGLNFWTPNINIFRDPRWGRGQETYGEDPYLTATMAGAFVNGLQGDEPGKLKTAACAKHFAVHSGPEADRHSFNAIVDEKDLRETYLYAFRKLVDNHVESIMCAYNRVNSQPCCTGNTLLQDILRHEWKFRGQVVTDCWALDDIWLRHKAIPTREEVAAAAVKAGVNLDCANILQADVLKAMDKGWLKPTDVDSALIASLRTQMKLGLFDAKELSPYSRYGADSVNNDWHTTLALQAARESMVLLKNDGVLPLNKDKYASMLVAGSNSASLEALMGNYHGVSGNMVTFAAGLAKAAGPGMALQYDQGCDFTDTLHFGGVWASENCDVTVAVIGLTPLLEGEEGDAFLSSSGGDKNTLSLPRSQVLFMQKLRAAHKKPIIAVVTAGSAVDVAAIEPYADAVIMAWYPGEQGGTALADIIFGKYSPAGRLPVTFYHTLQDLPDYKDYSMKNRTYRYFTGKAAYPFGFGLSYTSFDYAWKQAPANTYKLNDTIRMTVNVSNTGKFDGDEVLQAYVTYPNMERMPLKELKAFKRVSVKQGNTTAVTLEIPVTELQKWDLQQHAWKLYKGTYGIHIGASSADFKLSHKMTVK; translated from the coding sequence ATGCTGAGAAAAAGAAATCTTCTGCTGTTGGCTCTGGCATTGTTGCCGGTAAAGAAGCTGCTGGCACAGGAACAACCACTGTTTAGAAAAGCGGATGCACCTGTTGAGCAACGGGTGAATGATTTGTTGCACACGCTCACATTAAAAGAAAAAATATCGCTGCTGGGTTTTAATAGTCCTGCTGTTGAAAGATTGCAGATACCGGCGTATAATTGGTGGAATGAGGCATTACATGGTGTTGCCCGTGGTGGTGAAGCGACCGTGTTTCCGCAGGCGATCGGTTTATCTGCCACTTTTAATGCGCCACTGGCAAAGATGGTAGCTGGCAGCATCGCTACGGAAGCCCGTGCCAAATACAATATTGCTACCGCAGCAGGTCGTCATGTGCAGTATATGGGGCTTAACTTCTGGACGCCTAATATCAATATTTTCCGTGATCCGCGCTGGGGCAGGGGACAGGAGACTTATGGTGAAGATCCTTATCTGACAGCTACGATGGCCGGCGCTTTTGTGAACGGATTGCAGGGCGATGAACCCGGCAAACTGAAAACAGCGGCCTGTGCCAAACATTTTGCGGTGCACAGCGGCCCGGAAGCCGACCGTCATAGTTTCAACGCTATTGTAGATGAAAAGGACCTGCGTGAAACCTATCTCTATGCCTTCAGGAAGCTGGTAGACAATCATGTGGAGTCTATTATGTGCGCCTATAACCGTGTCAACAGTCAGCCTTGCTGCACCGGAAACACTCTGTTGCAGGACATCCTACGGCATGAATGGAAGTTCCGTGGTCAGGTGGTGACTGATTGCTGGGCGCTGGATGATATCTGGCTGCGTCACAAGGCTATCCCTACGCGGGAAGAAGTAGCAGCTGCGGCTGTTAAAGCAGGTGTCAACCTGGACTGCGCCAATATTCTGCAGGCCGATGTGCTGAAAGCGATGGACAAGGGCTGGCTCAAACCTACAGATGTGGACAGCGCGCTGATTGCGAGCCTGCGTACGCAGATGAAGCTGGGATTGTTTGATGCAAAGGAATTGAGCCCTTACAGTCGTTACGGAGCCGACAGTGTGAACAATGACTGGCATACTACCCTTGCATTGCAGGCAGCCAGAGAAAGTATGGTATTACTGAAAAACGATGGCGTGTTACCCCTGAATAAAGATAAATATGCTTCCATGCTGGTAGCCGGTTCCAATTCGGCTTCACTGGAGGCCCTGATGGGCAATTATCACGGAGTATCCGGCAATATGGTGACCTTTGCCGCTGGTCTGGCCAAAGCCGCCGGTCCGGGTATGGCCTTGCAATATGATCAGGGTTGTGACTTTACGGATACCCTGCATTTCGGAGGTGTCTGGGCATCTGAAAACTGTGACGTGACAGTGGCGGTGATTGGGCTGACGCCTTTACTGGAAGGGGAAGAAGGTGATGCTTTCCTCTCTTCATCAGGCGGAGATAAAAATACGCTGAGTCTTCCCCGTTCGCAGGTGTTGTTTATGCAGAAACTCCGTGCTGCACATAAAAAACCGATTATTGCGGTGGTGACAGCCGGCAGTGCCGTAGACGTGGCAGCCATCGAGCCTTATGCAGATGCTGTGATAATGGCCTGGTATCCCGGAGAACAGGGTGGTACCGCACTCGCTGATATCATCTTCGGTAAATATTCGCCCGCAGGGCGCCTGCCAGTAACTTTTTATCACACACTGCAGGACCTGCCGGATTATAAGGATTACAGCATGAAAAACCGCACCTACCGCTATTTTACCGGCAAGGCCGCTTATCCTTTTGGTTTCGGACTCAGTTATACTTCCTTCGATTATGCCTGGAAACAGGCACCTGCCAACACGTACAAGTTGAATGATACGATTCGTATGACCGTCAACGTTAGTAACACCGGCAAGTTCGATGGTGATGAAGTATTACAGGCCTATGTCACCTATCCCAATATGGAACGGATGCCACTGAAAGAGCTGAAGGCATTTAAACGAGTGTCAGTGAAACAGGGTAATACTACTGCCGTAACGCTGGAAATACCCGTAACAGAACTCCAGAAATGGGACCTGCAGCAACATGCCTGGAAGTTGTATAAAGGCACGTATGGCATCCATATAGGGGCCTCTTCAGCTGATTTTAAACTGAGCCATAAAATGACCGTGAAATAA
- a CDS encoding DUF1634 domain-containing protein: protein MKFIKTLTGDRDIALLVGQVLRTGVITASIIAFVGGILYLAAHGADSVPDYSNFTGEGQEFTTFTGIFAGLATFKPSAVIQFGALILLATPILRVFFSLIGFVIEKDRMYIFITLIVLCIIFFSMFGGLKI from the coding sequence ATGAAGTTTATCAAGACATTGACAGGAGACAGAGATATTGCCCTGCTGGTAGGACAGGTGCTGCGGACAGGGGTGATCACTGCCAGTATCATTGCATTTGTGGGCGGGATATTGTATCTCGCCGCCCATGGGGCGGACAGTGTACCGGATTATAGCAATTTCACCGGTGAAGGGCAGGAATTTACCACCTTTACTGGTATTTTCGCTGGCCTGGCCACCTTCAAACCTTCGGCTGTTATTCAGTTTGGAGCCCTCATTTTACTGGCCACGCCAATCCTGCGTGTGTTCTTTTCTCTGATTGGTTTTGTGATAGAGAAAGACAGGATGTACATTTTTATCACCCTGATCGTGCTCTGTATTATTTTTTTCAGCATGTTTGGTGGGTTGAAAATATAA
- a CDS encoding sulfite exporter TauE/SafE family protein has product MNVLIFSLILLAGAYVAGLLGAMTGLGGGVVVIPLLTLVFHVDIRYAIGAALLASIGNSSGAASAYIKEGITNVRLGMFLEIATTAGAVGGALIAVFTPTNTIAILFGVVLIFSALMTIRKKNEQAEQEGSRLSYVLKLNSSYPTKEGIVHYKLKNVGGGFSIMLLAGVLSGLLGIGSGALKVLAMDGAMRIPFKVSTTTSNFMIGVTAAASAVVYLQRGYIDPGIAFPVVLGVLGGAFTGARLLTVLNPKTLRYIFCAAISFVAMEMIYNGLHHQF; this is encoded by the coding sequence ATGAACGTACTTATTTTCAGCCTGATACTGCTGGCAGGGGCCTATGTGGCGGGTTTGCTGGGCGCAATGACAGGACTGGGCGGGGGCGTAGTGGTGATCCCGCTGTTGACACTTGTTTTTCATGTAGATATCCGTTATGCCATAGGAGCCGCGCTACTGGCTTCTATCGGGAATTCTTCCGGTGCAGCCTCGGCATATATTAAAGAAGGTATTACCAATGTTCGGTTGGGCATGTTTCTGGAAATAGCCACCACGGCAGGCGCTGTTGGGGGCGCATTGATAGCAGTTTTCACGCCTACTAATACTATCGCTATTTTATTTGGGGTGGTATTGATTTTTTCAGCCCTGATGACCATCCGGAAAAAAAATGAACAGGCCGAACAGGAGGGCAGCCGTCTGTCATATGTACTGAAACTCAACAGCAGTTATCCAACAAAAGAGGGAATAGTACATTACAAACTCAAAAATGTGGGTGGAGGCTTTTCTATCATGCTGCTGGCGGGCGTATTGTCGGGCCTGTTGGGCATTGGTTCCGGCGCCCTTAAAGTGCTGGCAATGGATGGTGCCATGCGTATACCCTTTAAGGTTAGTACCACTACGAGCAACTTTATGATAGGTGTTACTGCAGCGGCCAGCGCGGTAGTATACCTGCAGAGAGGTTATATCGATCCAGGCATTGCATTTCCGGTGGTACTCGGCGTATTGGGCGGCGCCTTTACAGGCGCACGTTTGCTGACAGTACTGAATCCTAAAACATTGCGTTACATCTTCTGTGCTGCCATCTCTTTTGTGGCCATGGAAATGATCTACAACGGATTACATCATCAGTTTTAA
- a CDS encoding FadR/GntR family transcriptional regulator, translated as MDQTSKLSNRVINAIQKDISQGIYKPGQKIPTEPELMVQYAVGRSTIREAIKTLAMSGVLRVQQGSGTYVNESVQAESLDQRLRRADFEEINQVRRMLDYEIVKLAAQHHTKAGLADMKKFLEQRKKAILEQQYNACMEADIAFHLSIAKASGNHVLADLYRSFTAVIRDFFAKRDTESISHFAISHHLHEQLYEAIKSGNVKLSRQAMEDILDNNY; from the coding sequence ATGGACCAGACATCGAAACTATCCAACCGCGTTATCAACGCCATTCAGAAGGACATTTCACAGGGAATTTATAAACCCGGACAGAAAATACCTACAGAACCCGAACTGATGGTACAGTATGCCGTAGGGCGTTCTACCATCCGGGAGGCCATCAAAACGTTGGCTATGTCTGGGGTATTGCGGGTACAGCAGGGATCCGGCACTTATGTTAACGAATCTGTTCAGGCCGAATCACTGGACCAGCGGCTGCGCCGCGCCGACTTCGAGGAAATCAACCAGGTAAGGCGTATGCTGGACTATGAGATTGTGAAACTGGCGGCCCAGCATCATACCAAAGCAGGTCTTGCTGATATGAAAAAGTTCCTGGAGCAGCGTAAAAAAGCTATTCTGGAACAACAGTACAATGCCTGTATGGAAGCAGACATTGCATTTCACCTGTCTATAGCCAAAGCCAGCGGCAATCATGTGCTGGCAGATCTTTATCGTAGTTTCACCGCAGTGATCCGTGATTTCTTTGCTAAAAGAGATACAGAAAGTATCAGCCATTTTGCGATCAGTCATCATCTGCATGAGCAGTTGTATGAGGCAATCAAAAGCGGCAACGTTAAACTGTCGCGGCAGGCGATGGAAGACATACTGGACAATAACTACTAG
- a CDS encoding aldo/keto reductase, producing the protein MNITDLTGTAQLANGLQMPYFGLGVFQTKEGQEVIDSVTYALDAGYRHIDTAAVYQNEEGVGLAIDNHKTDRKDIFITTKVWNADQGYDSTLKAFDTSLRKLKTDYLDLYLIHWPVKGKYKETWRALEQLYADGRVKAIGVSNFLQHHLEDLFHAAKVLPMVNQMEFHPYLVQQALLDFCRQHHIQYEAWSPLMQGKVFNVPLLKTLAEKYGVTITQLVLRWDLQKDVVTIPKSVQQQRIIANAEVFNFNISPEDMAAIDGLDRKERIGPDPDNFDF; encoded by the coding sequence ATGAATATTACAGATCTTACAGGCACAGCACAGCTGGCTAACGGCCTGCAGATGCCATATTTCGGATTAGGTGTCTTTCAGACAAAAGAAGGACAGGAAGTGATCGATTCAGTAACATATGCGCTCGATGCAGGTTATCGCCATATTGATACTGCTGCCGTCTATCAGAATGAAGAAGGGGTGGGTCTCGCTATCGACAATCATAAAACAGACCGGAAAGATATCTTTATTACCACAAAAGTATGGAATGCCGACCAGGGCTATGACAGCACACTGAAGGCATTTGATACTTCCCTGCGTAAGCTGAAAACAGATTATCTGGACCTTTACCTGATCCACTGGCCGGTAAAAGGAAAGTATAAAGAAACCTGGCGTGCACTTGAACAACTTTATGCAGACGGAAGGGTGAAAGCCATCGGGGTGAGCAATTTCTTGCAACACCATCTGGAAGACCTGTTTCATGCTGCCAAAGTACTGCCGATGGTTAATCAGATGGAGTTCCATCCGTACCTGGTACAACAGGCGCTGCTGGACTTCTGTCGTCAGCATCATATCCAGTATGAAGCCTGGAGCCCGCTGATGCAGGGTAAAGTATTTAATGTACCCCTGTTGAAAACGCTGGCGGAAAAATATGGTGTGACTATCACGCAGCTGGTGTTGCGCTGGGATCTGCAAAAGGATGTGGTGACTATTCCTAAGAGCGTACAGCAGCAACGAATCATTGCTAATGCTGAAGTTTTCAATTTTAATATCTCTCCGGAAGATATGGCCGCTATTGATGGACTGGACCGCAAAGAGCGGATCGGACCGGACCCCGACAATTTTGATTTTTAA
- the fusA gene encoding elongation factor G → MKRLSQFRNIGIMAHIDAGKTTLTERMLYYTGLTHKMGNVDEGNTMMDTDPQEEKRGITISSAAITTYWNFADNKYQINIIDTPGHVDFTAEVERSLRVLDGAIAVFCARSGVQPQSETVWRQADHYRVPRIVMINKMDRQGADFQRVVNEIRERLHANVIPLQMPIGQEDTFTGVIDLIRMKALLWHDDDGKSFEEQPIPAQLLPAAEKARRWMIEELSMLHEPLLEQYSNAPESITEENLREAMRAATINMLAVPAVAGAAYKNKGIQPLLDAVTAYLPSPEDIPVVHAMDADSGEPITFPAVEEGHVAALAFKIMVDDYVGRLTLVRVYAGVLRTGDMLWNSRTGKTVRISRLMRIMSDKFEPVTEIGAGDIGAVVGMKDVKTGDTLTHTDFTVLLEKISFPEPMIGYAIEAKASKDTDKLSEALAGLLDEDPTLSVEVDKASGQTILKGMGELHLEVVLEKLASEYQVQVNKGAPQIAYKEIFTQPVTHHEVFKKQTGGSGSFADITFELAPRQNDDPGLEFINEIKGGAIPKEFIPSISKGFESAMKNGALKGFPVHSMQIRLLDGKIHPTDSHAQDFEQVAMIAFRNIATQAAPRLLEPVMSVEVTTPEEYTGAITGDLNRRHGLIRHMEIKNNVQNITASVPLAELFGYITVLRTLSSGRATASVTFSEYQLQNRNR, encoded by the coding sequence ATGAAACGATTATCCCAATTCAGAAATATAGGCATCATGGCCCACATCGACGCAGGTAAAACAACGCTCACCGAAAGAATGCTGTATTATACCGGCCTTACCCATAAAATGGGCAACGTAGACGAAGGCAACACGATGATGGATACAGATCCCCAGGAAGAGAAACGTGGTATCACCATTTCATCTGCTGCCATCACCACCTACTGGAATTTTGCGGACAACAAATACCAGATCAATATTATTGATACACCCGGACACGTAGACTTCACGGCAGAAGTTGAACGTTCCCTGCGTGTACTCGATGGCGCCATCGCCGTCTTCTGTGCACGTTCCGGCGTACAACCTCAGTCTGAAACCGTTTGGCGGCAGGCAGACCACTACCGGGTACCCCGTATTGTGATGATCAATAAGATGGACCGCCAGGGAGCCGACTTCCAGCGCGTAGTGAATGAAATACGGGAACGACTACACGCAAATGTTATTCCTTTGCAGATGCCGATAGGTCAGGAAGATACTTTTACCGGAGTGATAGACCTGATCAGGATGAAGGCCCTGCTTTGGCATGATGATGACGGAAAAAGTTTTGAAGAACAACCGATACCTGCGCAACTGCTTCCCGCTGCTGAAAAAGCCCGACGGTGGATGATAGAAGAGCTGTCTATGCTGCATGAACCATTACTGGAACAATACAGCAACGCGCCGGAAAGCATCACGGAAGAAAACCTGCGTGAAGCCATGCGTGCTGCCACTATCAATATGCTGGCAGTACCGGCAGTGGCTGGCGCTGCCTATAAAAACAAAGGGATACAGCCTCTGCTGGATGCCGTAACGGCCTATCTTCCTTCGCCGGAAGACATACCCGTAGTACACGCTATGGACGCCGATTCCGGCGAACCCATAACGTTCCCGGCCGTAGAGGAAGGACACGTGGCGGCACTCGCATTTAAAATCATGGTAGACGATTACGTAGGCAGGTTAACGTTAGTTCGTGTATACGCCGGCGTATTACGCACTGGTGATATGTTGTGGAACAGCCGTACCGGCAAAACAGTCCGCATCAGCAGACTAATGCGTATCATGTCAGATAAATTTGAACCCGTAACTGAAATCGGTGCAGGTGACATCGGAGCGGTAGTAGGAATGAAAGATGTAAAAACCGGCGACACACTGACCCATACCGACTTTACCGTGCTACTCGAAAAAATCAGTTTCCCCGAACCGATGATCGGTTACGCTATAGAAGCCAAAGCGTCCAAGGATACAGACAAACTAAGTGAAGCACTGGCAGGTCTGCTGGATGAAGACCCCACCTTGTCTGTAGAAGTAGACAAGGCTTCTGGTCAAACCATCCTGAAAGGAATGGGCGAACTCCATCTGGAAGTAGTGTTGGAGAAACTGGCCAGTGAATATCAGGTGCAGGTCAACAAAGGCGCTCCGCAGATTGCGTATAAGGAAATATTTACGCAGCCGGTCACACACCACGAAGTGTTTAAAAAACAAACGGGTGGCTCCGGTAGCTTTGCAGACATCACCTTTGAACTGGCACCCCGGCAAAACGATGACCCGGGCCTGGAATTTATCAATGAAATCAAAGGCGGTGCCATACCGAAAGAGTTCATTCCTTCCATCAGCAAAGGTTTTGAATCGGCCATGAAAAACGGCGCCCTTAAAGGATTTCCTGTTCACTCCATGCAGATACGTCTGCTCGACGGCAAGATCCATCCAACGGATTCCCATGCACAGGACTTCGAACAGGTAGCCATGATCGCATTCCGCAACATTGCCACCCAGGCTGCACCTCGCCTCCTGGAACCGGTGATGTCAGTAGAAGTGACCACGCCGGAAGAGTACACCGGCGCCATCACCGGCGACCTTAACAGACGCCACGGCCTCATCCGCCACATGGAGATAAAGAACAACGTACAAAACATCACGGCCTCCGTGCCACTGGCCGAATTATTCGGCTATATAACGGTGTTGCGTACACTCTCTTCTGGCCGGGCCACCGCATCGGTAACGTTTAGCGAGTATCAGCTCCAAAACAGGAACCGCTGA
- a CDS encoding nuclear transport factor 2 family protein: MVRFCLFIVIISLLTIACKQVVNPNQNPLQQSADSSYRDVRYRDQQHIEKVILAFCEHFDNGELVRCMEYMTDSIHGEIDGIKILGKQNWGDKITKLYSSAESKHFQTRHILSNIQYFTGANDTVKVSMYASVLWTDLESGQIQLMSVGYYKGKMVKRENKWLIAELNSLPDSRLVKYYYHDQP, encoded by the coding sequence ATGGTAAGATTCTGTCTTTTTATTGTTATCATTTCCCTGCTGACTATTGCATGTAAGCAGGTCGTCAATCCCAACCAGAACCCTTTACAGCAGTCAGCCGACTCGTCGTACAGGGATGTCCGTTACCGTGATCAGCAACATATAGAAAAAGTAATCCTTGCTTTCTGCGAACATTTTGATAACGGAGAGCTGGTAAGATGCATGGAATATATGACTGATAGCATCCATGGAGAAATAGATGGTATAAAGATCCTGGGCAAACAAAACTGGGGCGATAAAATCACGAAACTATATTCCAGCGCCGAGAGCAAACATTTCCAGACCAGGCATATCCTCAGCAATATACAATACTTCACAGGCGCCAATGATACCGTGAAGGTAAGCATGTACGCTTCCGTGTTATGGACCGACCTTGAATCAGGACAGATACAGCTGATGTCTGTAGGTTATTATAAAGGAAAAATGGTGAAAAGAGAGAATAAATGGCTGATCGCAGAGTTGAACTCCCTGCCGGACAGCAGGCTGGTGAAGTATTATTACCACGACCAACCATGA